A part of Salvelinus alpinus chromosome 23, SLU_Salpinus.1, whole genome shotgun sequence genomic DNA contains:
- the LOC139550820 gene encoding armadillo repeat-containing protein 1-like, with protein MSREPDALAVVNQLRDLAADPMNRRAIVQDQGCLPGLILFLDHPNPQVVYSALLAVRYLAECRQNREKMKGELGMMLSLQNVMQKTTTPGETKLLASEIYELLQASNGEDADKPEEGPSCRRKAQFFLGSTNKRAKTVVLHIHGLDDSSRRSLCEESLLKIRGVISFTFQMGVKRCIVRIRSDLKAEVLGSAIASTEVMKAQQVVRGEDGEEVIIPFPEDGSVAVEQNVALPDYLPEEESPSQEPDKAVTCVGTGQDGAGWLGTAANFLSRSFYW; from the exons ATGAGTAGGGAGCCAGACGCTTTGGCTGTGGTGAACCAGTTGAGGGATCTTGCTGCAGATCCTATGAACAGAAGAGCTATTGTTCAAGACCAAGGTTGCTTACCCGGACTCATCCTTTTTCTGGACCATCCCAATCCCCAGGTTGTCTACTCAGCACTCCTG GCTGTGCGCTACCTCGCAGAATGTCGTCAAAACAGGGAGAAAATGAAGGGAGAGCTGGGGATGATGTTAAGTCTTCAGAATGTCATGCAAAA GACAACCACCCCAGGAGAGACTAAGCTGCTGGCCTCAGAAATCTATGAACTCCTCCAGGCTTCTAACGGTGAGGATGCAGACAAGCCTGAGGAGGGCCCCTCTTGCAGACGTAAGGCCCAGTTCTTCCTGGGCTCCACCAACAAGCGGGCCAAAACAGTGGTCCTCCACATACATGGCTTGGATGACTCT AGCCGGAGGAGCCTTTGTGAAGAGTCCTTGTTGAAGATCCGAGGCGTCATCAGCTTTACATTCCAGATGGGCGTTAAGAGGTGCATCGTCAGAATCCGCTCAGACCTGAAGGCAGAG GTTCTGGGTTCTGCCATCGCCTCAACTGAAGTAATGAAAGCTCAACAGGTGGTCAGGGGAGAGGATGGAGAAGAG GTAATCATCCCATTCCCGGAGGATGGTTCGGTAGCGGTGGAGCAGAATGTGGCTCTTCCAGACTACCTTCCAGAGGAGGAGAGCCCGTCCCAGGAGCCAGACAAGGCTGTGACCTGCGTGGGCACAGGGCAGGATGGAGCAGGCTGGCTAGGCActgcagctaacttcctgtccCGCTCGTTCTACTGGTGA
- the LOC139550819 gene encoding high affinity 3',5'-cyclic-AMP phosphodiesterase 7A-like isoform X2 has translation MEVCYQLPVLPLDRPVPKHVLSRRGAISFSSNSYFFGGPAPRQLAKRRGAISYDSENQTALYIRMLGTYDVRVRSQVGFEPELRGSHPYLYVDFRTLHSRPQSAGPVSARNVRRLLSFQRYLHSSRFIRGIPASNPLGYILDDDYTGQAKLMLEKVGNWNFDMFLFDRLTNGNSLVNLTFHLFNSYGLIELFQLDMVKLRRFLVMIQEDYRSQNPYHNAVHAADVTQAMYCYLQEPKLAETMTSCDLLLGLLAAATHDLDHPGVNQPFLIKTNHYLAALYKNISVLENHHWKSAVGLLRESALLSHLPTEDRLNMEERLGSLILATDISRQNNYLSEFRTHLDKRDLCLTNGGHRHFILQIALKCADICNPCRPWKLSKLWSEKVTEEFFHQGDIERKHHLEVTPLCDRQSNSVANIQIGFMTYVVEPLFVEWSRFSDTRLSQTMMGHLSLNKQGWKEGRDKQEASTSRASEEQSTSAVKDSNSKELPQGSKRS, from the exons AGACGAGGGGCGATCTCTTATGACAGTGAGAATCAAACAGCTCTCTACATTCGGATGCTCGGTACGTATG ATGTGAGAGTCAGAAGCCAAGTGGGGTTTGAACCGGAACTAAGAGGGTCCCATCCTTACTTGTATGTCGATTTCCGAACTTTGCACT CCCGACCCCAGTCTGCGGGACCTGTGTCTGCCAGGAATGTCCGCAGGCTGCTGAGCTTTCAGAGGTACCTCCACTCGTCACGGTTCATCCGCGGCATCCCAGCCTCCAACCCACTAGGCTACATCCTTGACGATGACTACACAGGTCAAGCCAAG TTAATGCTGGAGAAGGTTGGAAACTGGAACTTTGACATGTTCCTTTTTGATAGACTTACAAATG GGAACAGCCTCGTCAACCTGACCTTTCACTTATTCAACAGTTATGGGTTAATTGAGCTCTTTCAGTTGGACATGGTTAAACTTAGAAGATTTTTAG tcaTGATTCAAGAGGACTACCGCAGCCAGAACCCCTACCACAATGCAGTCCACGCTGCGGACGTGACTCAGGCCATGTATTGTTACCTGCAGGAGCCCAAG CTCGCTGAGACGATGACTTCCTGTGATCTCCTGCTGGGTCTGCTGGCTGCTGCCACCCATGATCTGGACCATCCAGGTGTCAACCAGCCTTTCCTCATAAAAACAAACCATTATCTAGCAGCACTGTACAAG AATATCTCAGTTTTGGAGAATCACCACTGGAAGTCTGCTGTGGGCCTGCTCCGAGAGTCAGCACTCTTGTCCCACCTTCCCACTGAAGACAG ATTGAACATGGAGGAGCGGCTTGGATCCCTGATTCTGGCCACGGACATCAGCAGGCAGAATAACTATCTGTCAGAGTTCAGGACACACTTGGACAAGAGAGATCTCTGCCTCACTAATGGAGGACATCGGCACTTTATCCTTCAG ATAGCTCTGAAGTGTGCGGACATCTGCAACCCCTGCCGACCGTGGAAACTCAGCAAACTGTGGAGCGAGAAAGTGACAGAGGAGTTCTTCCACCAAG GTGACATTGAGAGGAAACATCATCTTGAAGTAACCCCACTCTGTGACAGGCAATCCAACTCAGTTGCCAATATACAGATTG GTTTTATGACGTACGTGGTGGAGCCTCTGTTTGTGGAATGGTCACGCTTCTCCGACACACGGCTGTCCCAGACCATGATGGGCCACCTGAGCCTGAACAAGCAAGGCTGGAAGGAGGGTAGGGACAAGCAGGAGGCTAGCACTAGTAGGGCCTCAGAGGAACAGAGTACTTCTGCTGTCAAGGACTCAAACTCCAAAGAATTACCTCAGGGAAGTAAACGGTCATGA
- the LOC139550819 gene encoding high affinity 3',5'-cyclic-AMP phosphodiesterase 7A-like isoform X3, giving the protein MEVCYQLPVLPLDRPVPKHVLSRRGAISFSSNSYFFGGPAPRQLAKRRGAISYDSENQTALYIRMLGDVRVRSQVGFEPELRGSHPYLYVDFRTLHSRPQSAGPVSARNVRRLLSFQRYLHSSRFIRGIPASNPLGYILDDDYTGQAKLMLEKVGNWNFDMFLFDRLTNGNSLVNLTFHLFNSYGLIELFQLDMVKLRRFLVMIQEDYRSQNPYHNAVHAADVTQAMYCYLQEPKLAETMTSCDLLLGLLAAATHDLDHPGVNQPFLIKTNHYLAALYKNISVLENHHWKSAVGLLRESALLSHLPTEDRLNMEERLGSLILATDISRQNNYLSEFRTHLDKRDLCLTNGGHRHFILQIALKCADICNPCRPWKLSKLWSEKVTEEFFHQGDIERKHHLEVTPLCDRQSNSVANIQIGFMTYVVEPLFVEWSRFSDTRLSQTMMGHLSLNKQGWKEGRDKQEASTSRASEEQSTSAVKDSNSKELPQGSKRS; this is encoded by the exons AGACGAGGGGCGATCTCTTATGACAGTGAGAATCAAACAGCTCTCTACATTCGGATGCTCG GAGATGTGAGAGTCAGAAGCCAAGTGGGGTTTGAACCGGAACTAAGAGGGTCCCATCCTTACTTGTATGTCGATTTCCGAACTTTGCACT CCCGACCCCAGTCTGCGGGACCTGTGTCTGCCAGGAATGTCCGCAGGCTGCTGAGCTTTCAGAGGTACCTCCACTCGTCACGGTTCATCCGCGGCATCCCAGCCTCCAACCCACTAGGCTACATCCTTGACGATGACTACACAGGTCAAGCCAAG TTAATGCTGGAGAAGGTTGGAAACTGGAACTTTGACATGTTCCTTTTTGATAGACTTACAAATG GGAACAGCCTCGTCAACCTGACCTTTCACTTATTCAACAGTTATGGGTTAATTGAGCTCTTTCAGTTGGACATGGTTAAACTTAGAAGATTTTTAG tcaTGATTCAAGAGGACTACCGCAGCCAGAACCCCTACCACAATGCAGTCCACGCTGCGGACGTGACTCAGGCCATGTATTGTTACCTGCAGGAGCCCAAG CTCGCTGAGACGATGACTTCCTGTGATCTCCTGCTGGGTCTGCTGGCTGCTGCCACCCATGATCTGGACCATCCAGGTGTCAACCAGCCTTTCCTCATAAAAACAAACCATTATCTAGCAGCACTGTACAAG AATATCTCAGTTTTGGAGAATCACCACTGGAAGTCTGCTGTGGGCCTGCTCCGAGAGTCAGCACTCTTGTCCCACCTTCCCACTGAAGACAG ATTGAACATGGAGGAGCGGCTTGGATCCCTGATTCTGGCCACGGACATCAGCAGGCAGAATAACTATCTGTCAGAGTTCAGGACACACTTGGACAAGAGAGATCTCTGCCTCACTAATGGAGGACATCGGCACTTTATCCTTCAG ATAGCTCTGAAGTGTGCGGACATCTGCAACCCCTGCCGACCGTGGAAACTCAGCAAACTGTGGAGCGAGAAAGTGACAGAGGAGTTCTTCCACCAAG GTGACATTGAGAGGAAACATCATCTTGAAGTAACCCCACTCTGTGACAGGCAATCCAACTCAGTTGCCAATATACAGATTG GTTTTATGACGTACGTGGTGGAGCCTCTGTTTGTGGAATGGTCACGCTTCTCCGACACACGGCTGTCCCAGACCATGATGGGCCACCTGAGCCTGAACAAGCAAGGCTGGAAGGAGGGTAGGGACAAGCAGGAGGCTAGCACTAGTAGGGCCTCAGAGGAACAGAGTACTTCTGCTGTCAAGGACTCAAACTCCAAAGAATTACCTCAGGGAAGTAAACGGTCATGA
- the LOC139550819 gene encoding high affinity 3',5'-cyclic-AMP phosphodiesterase 7A-like isoform X1: protein MEVCYQLPVLPLDRPVPKHVLSRRGAISFSSNSYFFGGPAPRQLAKRRGAISYDSENQTALYIRMLGTYGDVRVRSQVGFEPELRGSHPYLYVDFRTLHSRPQSAGPVSARNVRRLLSFQRYLHSSRFIRGIPASNPLGYILDDDYTGQAKLMLEKVGNWNFDMFLFDRLTNGNSLVNLTFHLFNSYGLIELFQLDMVKLRRFLVMIQEDYRSQNPYHNAVHAADVTQAMYCYLQEPKLAETMTSCDLLLGLLAAATHDLDHPGVNQPFLIKTNHYLAALYKNISVLENHHWKSAVGLLRESALLSHLPTEDRLNMEERLGSLILATDISRQNNYLSEFRTHLDKRDLCLTNGGHRHFILQIALKCADICNPCRPWKLSKLWSEKVTEEFFHQGDIERKHHLEVTPLCDRQSNSVANIQIGFMTYVVEPLFVEWSRFSDTRLSQTMMGHLSLNKQGWKEGRDKQEASTSRASEEQSTSAVKDSNSKELPQGSKRS from the exons AGACGAGGGGCGATCTCTTATGACAGTGAGAATCAAACAGCTCTCTACATTCGGATGCTCGGTACGTATG GAGATGTGAGAGTCAGAAGCCAAGTGGGGTTTGAACCGGAACTAAGAGGGTCCCATCCTTACTTGTATGTCGATTTCCGAACTTTGCACT CCCGACCCCAGTCTGCGGGACCTGTGTCTGCCAGGAATGTCCGCAGGCTGCTGAGCTTTCAGAGGTACCTCCACTCGTCACGGTTCATCCGCGGCATCCCAGCCTCCAACCCACTAGGCTACATCCTTGACGATGACTACACAGGTCAAGCCAAG TTAATGCTGGAGAAGGTTGGAAACTGGAACTTTGACATGTTCCTTTTTGATAGACTTACAAATG GGAACAGCCTCGTCAACCTGACCTTTCACTTATTCAACAGTTATGGGTTAATTGAGCTCTTTCAGTTGGACATGGTTAAACTTAGAAGATTTTTAG tcaTGATTCAAGAGGACTACCGCAGCCAGAACCCCTACCACAATGCAGTCCACGCTGCGGACGTGACTCAGGCCATGTATTGTTACCTGCAGGAGCCCAAG CTCGCTGAGACGATGACTTCCTGTGATCTCCTGCTGGGTCTGCTGGCTGCTGCCACCCATGATCTGGACCATCCAGGTGTCAACCAGCCTTTCCTCATAAAAACAAACCATTATCTAGCAGCACTGTACAAG AATATCTCAGTTTTGGAGAATCACCACTGGAAGTCTGCTGTGGGCCTGCTCCGAGAGTCAGCACTCTTGTCCCACCTTCCCACTGAAGACAG ATTGAACATGGAGGAGCGGCTTGGATCCCTGATTCTGGCCACGGACATCAGCAGGCAGAATAACTATCTGTCAGAGTTCAGGACACACTTGGACAAGAGAGATCTCTGCCTCACTAATGGAGGACATCGGCACTTTATCCTTCAG ATAGCTCTGAAGTGTGCGGACATCTGCAACCCCTGCCGACCGTGGAAACTCAGCAAACTGTGGAGCGAGAAAGTGACAGAGGAGTTCTTCCACCAAG GTGACATTGAGAGGAAACATCATCTTGAAGTAACCCCACTCTGTGACAGGCAATCCAACTCAGTTGCCAATATACAGATTG GTTTTATGACGTACGTGGTGGAGCCTCTGTTTGTGGAATGGTCACGCTTCTCCGACACACGGCTGTCCCAGACCATGATGGGCCACCTGAGCCTGAACAAGCAAGGCTGGAAGGAGGGTAGGGACAAGCAGGAGGCTAGCACTAGTAGGGCCTCAGAGGAACAGAGTACTTCTGCTGTCAAGGACTCAAACTCCAAAGAATTACCTCAGGGAAGTAAACGGTCATGA
- the LOC139550819 gene encoding high affinity 3',5'-cyclic-AMP phosphodiesterase 7A-like isoform X4 — translation MEVCYQLPVLPLDRPVPKHVLSRRGAISFSSNSYFFGGPAPRQLAKRRGAISYDSENQTALYIRMLDVRVRSQVGFEPELRGSHPYLYVDFRTLHSRPQSAGPVSARNVRRLLSFQRYLHSSRFIRGIPASNPLGYILDDDYTGQAKLMLEKVGNWNFDMFLFDRLTNGNSLVNLTFHLFNSYGLIELFQLDMVKLRRFLVMIQEDYRSQNPYHNAVHAADVTQAMYCYLQEPKLAETMTSCDLLLGLLAAATHDLDHPGVNQPFLIKTNHYLAALYKNISVLENHHWKSAVGLLRESALLSHLPTEDRLNMEERLGSLILATDISRQNNYLSEFRTHLDKRDLCLTNGGHRHFILQIALKCADICNPCRPWKLSKLWSEKVTEEFFHQGDIERKHHLEVTPLCDRQSNSVANIQIGFMTYVVEPLFVEWSRFSDTRLSQTMMGHLSLNKQGWKEGRDKQEASTSRASEEQSTSAVKDSNSKELPQGSKRS, via the exons AGACGAGGGGCGATCTCTTATGACAGTGAGAATCAAACAGCTCTCTACATTCGGATGCTCG ATGTGAGAGTCAGAAGCCAAGTGGGGTTTGAACCGGAACTAAGAGGGTCCCATCCTTACTTGTATGTCGATTTCCGAACTTTGCACT CCCGACCCCAGTCTGCGGGACCTGTGTCTGCCAGGAATGTCCGCAGGCTGCTGAGCTTTCAGAGGTACCTCCACTCGTCACGGTTCATCCGCGGCATCCCAGCCTCCAACCCACTAGGCTACATCCTTGACGATGACTACACAGGTCAAGCCAAG TTAATGCTGGAGAAGGTTGGAAACTGGAACTTTGACATGTTCCTTTTTGATAGACTTACAAATG GGAACAGCCTCGTCAACCTGACCTTTCACTTATTCAACAGTTATGGGTTAATTGAGCTCTTTCAGTTGGACATGGTTAAACTTAGAAGATTTTTAG tcaTGATTCAAGAGGACTACCGCAGCCAGAACCCCTACCACAATGCAGTCCACGCTGCGGACGTGACTCAGGCCATGTATTGTTACCTGCAGGAGCCCAAG CTCGCTGAGACGATGACTTCCTGTGATCTCCTGCTGGGTCTGCTGGCTGCTGCCACCCATGATCTGGACCATCCAGGTGTCAACCAGCCTTTCCTCATAAAAACAAACCATTATCTAGCAGCACTGTACAAG AATATCTCAGTTTTGGAGAATCACCACTGGAAGTCTGCTGTGGGCCTGCTCCGAGAGTCAGCACTCTTGTCCCACCTTCCCACTGAAGACAG ATTGAACATGGAGGAGCGGCTTGGATCCCTGATTCTGGCCACGGACATCAGCAGGCAGAATAACTATCTGTCAGAGTTCAGGACACACTTGGACAAGAGAGATCTCTGCCTCACTAATGGAGGACATCGGCACTTTATCCTTCAG ATAGCTCTGAAGTGTGCGGACATCTGCAACCCCTGCCGACCGTGGAAACTCAGCAAACTGTGGAGCGAGAAAGTGACAGAGGAGTTCTTCCACCAAG GTGACATTGAGAGGAAACATCATCTTGAAGTAACCCCACTCTGTGACAGGCAATCCAACTCAGTTGCCAATATACAGATTG GTTTTATGACGTACGTGGTGGAGCCTCTGTTTGTGGAATGGTCACGCTTCTCCGACACACGGCTGTCCCAGACCATGATGGGCCACCTGAGCCTGAACAAGCAAGGCTGGAAGGAGGGTAGGGACAAGCAGGAGGCTAGCACTAGTAGGGCCTCAGAGGAACAGAGTACTTCTGCTGTCAAGGACTCAAACTCCAAAGAATTACCTCAGGGAAGTAAACGGTCATGA
- the LOC139550819 gene encoding high affinity 3',5'-cyclic-AMP phosphodiesterase 7A-like isoform X7, translating to MILTRWISHKRRGAISYDSENQTALYIRMLDVRVRSQVGFEPELRGSHPYLYVDFRTLHSRPQSAGPVSARNVRRLLSFQRYLHSSRFIRGIPASNPLGYILDDDYTGQAKLMLEKVGNWNFDMFLFDRLTNGNSLVNLTFHLFNSYGLIELFQLDMVKLRRFLVMIQEDYRSQNPYHNAVHAADVTQAMYCYLQEPKLAETMTSCDLLLGLLAAATHDLDHPGVNQPFLIKTNHYLAALYKNISVLENHHWKSAVGLLRESALLSHLPTEDRLNMEERLGSLILATDISRQNNYLSEFRTHLDKRDLCLTNGGHRHFILQIALKCADICNPCRPWKLSKLWSEKVTEEFFHQGDIERKHHLEVTPLCDRQSNSVANIQIGFMTYVVEPLFVEWSRFSDTRLSQTMMGHLSLNKQGWKEGRDKQEASTSRASEEQSTSAVKDSNSKELPQGSKRS from the exons AGACGAGGGGCGATCTCTTATGACAGTGAGAATCAAACAGCTCTCTACATTCGGATGCTCG ATGTGAGAGTCAGAAGCCAAGTGGGGTTTGAACCGGAACTAAGAGGGTCCCATCCTTACTTGTATGTCGATTTCCGAACTTTGCACT CCCGACCCCAGTCTGCGGGACCTGTGTCTGCCAGGAATGTCCGCAGGCTGCTGAGCTTTCAGAGGTACCTCCACTCGTCACGGTTCATCCGCGGCATCCCAGCCTCCAACCCACTAGGCTACATCCTTGACGATGACTACACAGGTCAAGCCAAG TTAATGCTGGAGAAGGTTGGAAACTGGAACTTTGACATGTTCCTTTTTGATAGACTTACAAATG GGAACAGCCTCGTCAACCTGACCTTTCACTTATTCAACAGTTATGGGTTAATTGAGCTCTTTCAGTTGGACATGGTTAAACTTAGAAGATTTTTAG tcaTGATTCAAGAGGACTACCGCAGCCAGAACCCCTACCACAATGCAGTCCACGCTGCGGACGTGACTCAGGCCATGTATTGTTACCTGCAGGAGCCCAAG CTCGCTGAGACGATGACTTCCTGTGATCTCCTGCTGGGTCTGCTGGCTGCTGCCACCCATGATCTGGACCATCCAGGTGTCAACCAGCCTTTCCTCATAAAAACAAACCATTATCTAGCAGCACTGTACAAG AATATCTCAGTTTTGGAGAATCACCACTGGAAGTCTGCTGTGGGCCTGCTCCGAGAGTCAGCACTCTTGTCCCACCTTCCCACTGAAGACAG ATTGAACATGGAGGAGCGGCTTGGATCCCTGATTCTGGCCACGGACATCAGCAGGCAGAATAACTATCTGTCAGAGTTCAGGACACACTTGGACAAGAGAGATCTCTGCCTCACTAATGGAGGACATCGGCACTTTATCCTTCAG ATAGCTCTGAAGTGTGCGGACATCTGCAACCCCTGCCGACCGTGGAAACTCAGCAAACTGTGGAGCGAGAAAGTGACAGAGGAGTTCTTCCACCAAG GTGACATTGAGAGGAAACATCATCTTGAAGTAACCCCACTCTGTGACAGGCAATCCAACTCAGTTGCCAATATACAGATTG GTTTTATGACGTACGTGGTGGAGCCTCTGTTTGTGGAATGGTCACGCTTCTCCGACACACGGCTGTCCCAGACCATGATGGGCCACCTGAGCCTGAACAAGCAAGGCTGGAAGGAGGGTAGGGACAAGCAGGAGGCTAGCACTAGTAGGGCCTCAGAGGAACAGAGTACTTCTGCTGTCAAGGACTCAAACTCCAAAGAATTACCTCAGGGAAGTAAACGGTCATGA
- the LOC139550819 gene encoding high affinity 3',5'-cyclic-AMP phosphodiesterase 7A-like isoform X6 gives MILTRWISHKRRGAISYDSENQTALYIRMLGTYDVRVRSQVGFEPELRGSHPYLYVDFRTLHSRPQSAGPVSARNVRRLLSFQRYLHSSRFIRGIPASNPLGYILDDDYTGQAKLMLEKVGNWNFDMFLFDRLTNGNSLVNLTFHLFNSYGLIELFQLDMVKLRRFLVMIQEDYRSQNPYHNAVHAADVTQAMYCYLQEPKLAETMTSCDLLLGLLAAATHDLDHPGVNQPFLIKTNHYLAALYKNISVLENHHWKSAVGLLRESALLSHLPTEDRLNMEERLGSLILATDISRQNNYLSEFRTHLDKRDLCLTNGGHRHFILQIALKCADICNPCRPWKLSKLWSEKVTEEFFHQGDIERKHHLEVTPLCDRQSNSVANIQIGFMTYVVEPLFVEWSRFSDTRLSQTMMGHLSLNKQGWKEGRDKQEASTSRASEEQSTSAVKDSNSKELPQGSKRS, from the exons AGACGAGGGGCGATCTCTTATGACAGTGAGAATCAAACAGCTCTCTACATTCGGATGCTCGGTACGTATG ATGTGAGAGTCAGAAGCCAAGTGGGGTTTGAACCGGAACTAAGAGGGTCCCATCCTTACTTGTATGTCGATTTCCGAACTTTGCACT CCCGACCCCAGTCTGCGGGACCTGTGTCTGCCAGGAATGTCCGCAGGCTGCTGAGCTTTCAGAGGTACCTCCACTCGTCACGGTTCATCCGCGGCATCCCAGCCTCCAACCCACTAGGCTACATCCTTGACGATGACTACACAGGTCAAGCCAAG TTAATGCTGGAGAAGGTTGGAAACTGGAACTTTGACATGTTCCTTTTTGATAGACTTACAAATG GGAACAGCCTCGTCAACCTGACCTTTCACTTATTCAACAGTTATGGGTTAATTGAGCTCTTTCAGTTGGACATGGTTAAACTTAGAAGATTTTTAG tcaTGATTCAAGAGGACTACCGCAGCCAGAACCCCTACCACAATGCAGTCCACGCTGCGGACGTGACTCAGGCCATGTATTGTTACCTGCAGGAGCCCAAG CTCGCTGAGACGATGACTTCCTGTGATCTCCTGCTGGGTCTGCTGGCTGCTGCCACCCATGATCTGGACCATCCAGGTGTCAACCAGCCTTTCCTCATAAAAACAAACCATTATCTAGCAGCACTGTACAAG AATATCTCAGTTTTGGAGAATCACCACTGGAAGTCTGCTGTGGGCCTGCTCCGAGAGTCAGCACTCTTGTCCCACCTTCCCACTGAAGACAG ATTGAACATGGAGGAGCGGCTTGGATCCCTGATTCTGGCCACGGACATCAGCAGGCAGAATAACTATCTGTCAGAGTTCAGGACACACTTGGACAAGAGAGATCTCTGCCTCACTAATGGAGGACATCGGCACTTTATCCTTCAG ATAGCTCTGAAGTGTGCGGACATCTGCAACCCCTGCCGACCGTGGAAACTCAGCAAACTGTGGAGCGAGAAAGTGACAGAGGAGTTCTTCCACCAAG GTGACATTGAGAGGAAACATCATCTTGAAGTAACCCCACTCTGTGACAGGCAATCCAACTCAGTTGCCAATATACAGATTG GTTTTATGACGTACGTGGTGGAGCCTCTGTTTGTGGAATGGTCACGCTTCTCCGACACACGGCTGTCCCAGACCATGATGGGCCACCTGAGCCTGAACAAGCAAGGCTGGAAGGAGGGTAGGGACAAGCAGGAGGCTAGCACTAGTAGGGCCTCAGAGGAACAGAGTACTTCTGCTGTCAAGGACTCAAACTCCAAAGAATTACCTCAGGGAAGTAAACGGTCATGA
- the LOC139550819 gene encoding high affinity 3',5'-cyclic-AMP phosphodiesterase 7A-like isoform X5 encodes MILTRWISHKRRGAISYDSENQTALYIRMLGTYGDVRVRSQVGFEPELRGSHPYLYVDFRTLHSRPQSAGPVSARNVRRLLSFQRYLHSSRFIRGIPASNPLGYILDDDYTGQAKLMLEKVGNWNFDMFLFDRLTNGNSLVNLTFHLFNSYGLIELFQLDMVKLRRFLVMIQEDYRSQNPYHNAVHAADVTQAMYCYLQEPKLAETMTSCDLLLGLLAAATHDLDHPGVNQPFLIKTNHYLAALYKNISVLENHHWKSAVGLLRESALLSHLPTEDRLNMEERLGSLILATDISRQNNYLSEFRTHLDKRDLCLTNGGHRHFILQIALKCADICNPCRPWKLSKLWSEKVTEEFFHQGDIERKHHLEVTPLCDRQSNSVANIQIGFMTYVVEPLFVEWSRFSDTRLSQTMMGHLSLNKQGWKEGRDKQEASTSRASEEQSTSAVKDSNSKELPQGSKRS; translated from the exons AGACGAGGGGCGATCTCTTATGACAGTGAGAATCAAACAGCTCTCTACATTCGGATGCTCGGTACGTATG GAGATGTGAGAGTCAGAAGCCAAGTGGGGTTTGAACCGGAACTAAGAGGGTCCCATCCTTACTTGTATGTCGATTTCCGAACTTTGCACT CCCGACCCCAGTCTGCGGGACCTGTGTCTGCCAGGAATGTCCGCAGGCTGCTGAGCTTTCAGAGGTACCTCCACTCGTCACGGTTCATCCGCGGCATCCCAGCCTCCAACCCACTAGGCTACATCCTTGACGATGACTACACAGGTCAAGCCAAG TTAATGCTGGAGAAGGTTGGAAACTGGAACTTTGACATGTTCCTTTTTGATAGACTTACAAATG GGAACAGCCTCGTCAACCTGACCTTTCACTTATTCAACAGTTATGGGTTAATTGAGCTCTTTCAGTTGGACATGGTTAAACTTAGAAGATTTTTAG tcaTGATTCAAGAGGACTACCGCAGCCAGAACCCCTACCACAATGCAGTCCACGCTGCGGACGTGACTCAGGCCATGTATTGTTACCTGCAGGAGCCCAAG CTCGCTGAGACGATGACTTCCTGTGATCTCCTGCTGGGTCTGCTGGCTGCTGCCACCCATGATCTGGACCATCCAGGTGTCAACCAGCCTTTCCTCATAAAAACAAACCATTATCTAGCAGCACTGTACAAG AATATCTCAGTTTTGGAGAATCACCACTGGAAGTCTGCTGTGGGCCTGCTCCGAGAGTCAGCACTCTTGTCCCACCTTCCCACTGAAGACAG ATTGAACATGGAGGAGCGGCTTGGATCCCTGATTCTGGCCACGGACATCAGCAGGCAGAATAACTATCTGTCAGAGTTCAGGACACACTTGGACAAGAGAGATCTCTGCCTCACTAATGGAGGACATCGGCACTTTATCCTTCAG ATAGCTCTGAAGTGTGCGGACATCTGCAACCCCTGCCGACCGTGGAAACTCAGCAAACTGTGGAGCGAGAAAGTGACAGAGGAGTTCTTCCACCAAG GTGACATTGAGAGGAAACATCATCTTGAAGTAACCCCACTCTGTGACAGGCAATCCAACTCAGTTGCCAATATACAGATTG GTTTTATGACGTACGTGGTGGAGCCTCTGTTTGTGGAATGGTCACGCTTCTCCGACACACGGCTGTCCCAGACCATGATGGGCCACCTGAGCCTGAACAAGCAAGGCTGGAAGGAGGGTAGGGACAAGCAGGAGGCTAGCACTAGTAGGGCCTCAGAGGAACAGAGTACTTCTGCTGTCAAGGACTCAAACTCCAAAGAATTACCTCAGGGAAGTAAACGGTCATGA